One genomic window of Medicago truncatula cultivar Jemalong A17 chromosome 1, MtrunA17r5.0-ANR, whole genome shotgun sequence includes the following:
- the LOC11431200 gene encoding pentatricopeptide repeat-containing protein At3g12770 → MFLTRTFSRTTSRYRYHTSAIVSLSPHNLLHLLQLSIDLHSLKLTQQCHSQILTNCFSQNAFLTTRLISAYATFGDSIMSKLVFDSVHTKNVYLWNSLINGYVKNHQFDNAIVLFRQMGRCLLPDDYTLATISKVSGEIQDLVLGKLIHGKSLRIGFVSDIVVGNSVMSMYIRCREFGDAMKVFDEMPQRNVGSFNVIISGCAALGNLDSSLYADLWNFFRRMQCQGYNADAFTVASLLPMCCDSDGKFDHGRELHCYLVKNGLDLKMCSDVHMGSSLIDMYSRSNKLVLSRRVFDQMKSRNIYVWTAMINGYVQNGAPEGALILFREMQRKDRIRPNRVSLVSVLPACGLLVGLMGGKQVHAFSIKMEFNDYISLRNALIDMYAKCGSLDYARRVFDNGSYSKDAITWSSIISAYGLHGKGQEALTTYYEMLQQGIKPDMITVVGVLSACCRSGLVDEGISIYNSLTTEYEMKPSVEICGCVVDLLGRSGQLDQALDFIREMPIIPGPSVWGSLLTASVIHGNSMTRDLAYRCLLELEPENPSNYISLSNTYASSRRWDEITEVRSMMKERGLRKVPGISWITISDKNHFFTVADKVHPSSSSIYEMLDDLVSIMTDGCADIDILT, encoded by the coding sequence ATGTTTCTGACGAGAACATTTTCACGCACAACCTCTCGTTATCGTTATCACACCTCCGCCATTGTATCCCTTTCACCACACAatctccttcatcttcttcagctCAGCATCGACCTTCACTCTCTCAAACTCACCCAACAATGTCACTCTCAAATCCTCACAAATTGCTTTTCCCAAAACGCTTTCCTCACCACCAGGCTCATCTCTGCATACGCCACATTTGGAGACTCGATCATGTCAAAACTCGTCTTTGACTCTGTTCATACCAAAAATGTTTATCTCTGGAACTCCCTCATTAATGGGTATgttaaaaatcatcaattcGACAATGCCATTGTGTTGTTTCGCCAAATGGGTCGTTGTTTGTTGCCTGATGATTACACTCTTGCTACCATTTCCAAAGTTTCTGGTGAGATTCAAGACTTGGTTTTGGGGAAATTGATTCATGGGAAGAGTTTGAGGATTGGGTTTGTGTCGGATATTGTTGTTGGTAATTCTGTCATGTCAATGTATATTAGATGTCGTGAGTTTGGTGATGCTATgaaggtgtttgatgaaatgcctcAGAGGAATGTTGGTTCGTTTAATGTTATAATTTCTGGATGTGCTGCCTTGGGAAATTTGGATTCTAGTTTATATGCTGATTTGTggaatttttttagaaggatGCAATGTCAAGGTTATAATGCCGATGCTTTCACCGTTGCGAGTCTTTTGCCTATGTGTTGTGATAGTGATGGAAAGTTTGATCATGGGAGGGAACTTCACTGTTATCTTGTGAAGAATGGCTTGGATTTGAAAATGTGTTCGGATGTTCATATGGGTTCTTCTTTGATTGATATGTATTCAAGGAGTAATAAACTTGTTCTTAGTAGGAGAGTGTTTGACCAAATGAAAAgcagaaatatatatgtatggaCTGCAATGATTAATGGTTATGTACAGAATGGAGCGCCCGAGGGTGCATTGATTCTTTTCCGTGAGATGCAAAGAAAGGATCGAATACGACCCAATAGAGTATCGCTTGTTAGTGTGCTTCCAGCTTGTGGCTTGCTTGTTGGATTAATGGGAGGGAAACAAGTCCACGCGTTTTCAATTAAAATGGAGTTTAATGATTATATTTCTCTACGTAATGCTTTGATTGATATGTATGCCAAATGTGGGAGTTTAGATTATGCAAGACGAGTGTTTGATAATGGTTCTTACTCCAAAGATGCTATCACTTGGAGTTCGATTATCTCTGCGTATGGATTACATGGCAAAGGACAGGAAGCTCTGACTACATATTACGAAATGCTTCAGCAAGGGATCAAACCAGATATGATAACAGTGGTTGGTGTTCTTTCTGCTTGTTGCAGGTCAGGATTGGTAGATGAGGGCATTAGCATATATAACTCCCTGACGACTGAGTATGAAATGAAACCATCGGTtgaaatttgtggttgtgttgtAGATTTGTTAGGTCGATCGGGCCAGCTCGATCAAGCCTTGGATTTCATCAGAGAAATGCCAATAATTCCCGGTCCAAGTGTTTGGGGATCTCTTTTAACAGCCTCTGTAATACATGGGAATTCAATGACTAGAGACTTGGCTTATAGGTGTCTCTTAGAGCTAGAACCTGAAAACCCTTCAAATTATATATCGCTTTCAAATACTTACGCATCTTCTAGAAGATGGGATGAAATAACTGAGGTGAGGTCAATGATGAAAGAGAGAGGTTTAAGAAAAGTTCCTGGTATCAGTTGGATAACTATCAGTGATAAGAATCATTTTTTCACTGTTGCCGACAAAGTGCATCCTTCTTCTAGTTCAATCTATGAAATGCTTGATGACCTTGTATCAATAATGACAGATGGTTGTGCTGATATTGATATTCTAACTTAA